AGGGTATGTTAAGCGAATATCGTGCGCTGTACGTCATCTTTATTCCGGGGCAGTAGTGACCTGTTCCAGTATTCGCTACACCGATCCCCCTTGTCCCAACGATAATAATGGAGAGTCAGGAATAGAATCTGTTCTGACTACGAGGTGCGTGACACCCAATCATAGATCGTTGCCCAACGCTTGGACAGCAGCTCCCAATCGTACCGCTTCGCCTGCACCTGAGCTGCGGCGGCCATTGCTGTCAGGCGTGCCGGGTCGGCTAGCAGTTCTGTAATGCCTGTGGCCAGTGCTGTGGCGTCACCAGGCGGTACCACGATCCCGGCTGTACCGTACCCCAGGATTTCGGCGCGATCCCCAACATCGCCGGTCACCACCGGCACACCCAAAGCCAGACTTTCCGCGATCTTGAGTGGCCAGCGAGCACGCGCTACCGCATCATCGTAAACTGGATCAACACTGAGATCGGCTAATGCCAGTAAAGCGCGTACCGTCTGATGCGAAACATGACCGGTCAAAAGAACCTGGTTGCGCCAGGATTGTTGTGATACATAGCGTTGGATAACCGGCAAATCCTCACCGCCACCGATCAGCAACAAGCGTGCCGTTGGGTAGTGGATGATAATCTGAGCAAAGGCCTGCAACAGGAGATCAACTGGATGGTTGTGGAGAGCCAGGGTTCCTGCATAGGCAATCACCGGCCCTGCGGGTAATCTCAACGCCTGCCTGAGAGCTGTGCGGATTGGTTGTGGTGGCGGGAGAAAATCACGGGCCACACCGTTGGGCACAATGACGCAGGGGCGTTGCAGCCGGGCCATTCGATCTGCCAGATAGCGGGTATTGACGGTAATGCCAGCGGCCAGACGCGGCAACAGCCATTGCCAGAAGGCAAAGACGGCCCGTTGCCAGCGTGCAGTAAAGCGGTTGGCCGTTACCTCGTCATCGTCGCAATCGACAAGAAATGGCTGTCGCCGCCAGAGACGCACTGCAAGCAGCGCCGCCAGGCCGTTGATCGGTTGTGGTTTTCCCAGATGATACCACTCTGCCGGCGAGCACAGCACCCCCCACATCATGCCAAGTGTTGAGGAGAGCAGCACAAAAAGTAGTTCAAGAGGAGTAAATCGTACCGGTGTGCTACCGACCTTGCGTGCGTGCATCTGTCCGACATACCAGACCTCAACACCATCGATTACAAACCGGCGTTGGGCACAACTGGCGAGATCAGGATGGAGGGCCAGGATGCGCACCTGGAACCCTTGCTGAACCAGACCGCGCGCAATGTTGAGATAACGCCTCCCGGAAGGCCGTTCAATGCCCATTGGCAAGAGAAAAACGATCCGCCGTTTGGCAGGCAATTTCCCCTGTTGCTGACGGGTATGTGCGAATATATTCATGTATTCTGCAAGAAACATCTATCTTCGGTTCAGTTCGTGTGCCAGATCGGTAATGATTGACACCAATCGTGGCCAGGACTCGGCCCGTTCGGTAGCTGAAGCCTGTACATTAGCCGTGAGGCACGGTGCCAGATCATCCTGGAAATAGCGCACAATGGCCTGGGCGAGGGCATGCGCATCCTGTGGCGGCACAATCAGGCCGGTAACTCCATCTTGCACAACTTCTGGTAGTCCACCAACATTGGTTGTAATCACCGGTTTACCAAAACCAAACGCGAGCTGGACAACCGCACTCTGGGTGGCCGAGACGTAAGGTAAAACAACAACATCGGCCGTACTGAAGATTGCCGGCAGTTCTTCGTTTGATACATAGCGATCAACGAATGTTATTGCCTCAGTCACCCCAAACTCGGCTGCGTAGCGCTGATAGTATGCCGGCGATCCCCAGATTTCACCCACGACGAGCAAATGAACGTCAAGCTGTTGCCGAACCTGAGCCAGAGCTTGAATCAGATATTCCAACCCTTTGTAGGGGCGAACAAATCCAAAAAAGAGCAATATCCGACGCTGGTCAGGTACCTGCCACTGGTGGCGCAGTGCGGCATTGACAGCAGAGGCTGCATTAGTCAAGATCGGCTCATACGTGGGCAGAAATGCCTTCACAATCCGGGCATGAGGGAGCAAGGCCCGCGCCCGGTAGCGATCTGGTTCACTGTGTACGATGAGGGCATCAGCCCGGCGCAGTACTGTCATCGCCAGCCGCCGATCAATCACTCCGCCGCCGTCATGTGGTAATACGTTGTGACAGATCATGGCAATCTTCGTTGCCGGTGGCCGTTTAAGCAGACTCGAAATAACGGTCAGGCTGGGTGTCCAGTACGGAACCCACCACTGTAATAAAAGGAGATCGGGTTGATCGGCTCGCACCCGGCGCACCAGACGCCACCAGGTAAAGGGATTTATCGGATCAAGCAAGTACTCGCACTCAACCCGTAGCGGTGCAGTGCTTGGATCGCGATCACTACGGCCTGGAAAGAGCCAGGTCGGGTATTGGCGGGTAAAGGAGTAGAAAAATGTGGTATGCCCGGCCGCTCGAAGGTGGTGAACCAACATGGTGCTGTAATGGGCAATACCACCGCGAAAAGGATATGTTGGTCCCACAACTGCAATACGCACTAGCGAATCCTCCAAATGCTTACTCCGTCCTGGCGGTAGATAACCTCATAATAGGGAGATTGATCGATCTGTCCCGGATCAAGGTATTCGTTCGCCGGATTGGCGGCTGGTCCATTGTAGAGAAACGTGAACCCGTTCGCACGGAGTGCAGTTGCAGCTTCCGCGCTACCAATTGGGTGTTGTTGGATCGACTGGTTCAGTTGGGCGATATTCCGTAGGGTATCGGGCGGATCGACGGCTTCAAACCCTACCGCCATTGGTAACAGATTGGTGCGACGACCGGTGAGAAAACTCAACCACCAACCGCCATCATTTCCGGCATAGACATACCCACCGTAAGCCGGGAAACCGTTCACATAAATTGCCGCATCCTCCGGCAGGTTAGTTTTAATCCACTGTGCTGCCGCCAGATCAGCCGGTGTCGCCAGTTGGTATGCCGGATCAAGGATGGTTGCCTGCATGTGTGTGCCCCAACCGAGGATTGCCAGACCTGTGATAAGCTGCGCAGTTATGATCGTACCAACGTTGTGCCGCCAGTTCACCGGCAATACCAGTGCCAGACTACGCATCAAGAAAAACCAACCGGCACCGGCAGCCGGAGCGATTGCCAGGTATGCGCCGATTAAGACGGTGAATGCCGTAATCATCCCCTGCCCGTTCAGTCCAAGCAGTTGTGGGTTGGCTACCAGCCATGCCAGGACGGCCCATACCACCAGGACGACCCCACTACTCTGCCGACGCCAGAGCAGACTCGCCAGTCCCAGTGCAGCGAATGGAAAGAGGCCGGCATGAAATGCAGCGCCAATCGTCTCAAGTGCGATAGGGTTACTGGTTTCAGCACTTGTATTGAGTAGCGCGGAAGCCAGGCGCGTGATTTGGCCTTGCTGCACGCGCCATAGCCAGGGAGAGGCCAGCAACACCGCTCCCAGCGCACCAATTGCACCCACAGCACCCAGACGGAGCAATATCTGCCATCGCAGCGGGGTTCGCAACCCAACGCCGACAATGGTATAGGCGATAACGAAGCAGATTGCCAGTACCGCCACGCGATAATGACTCAGGGCCAACCCGGCACTTGTTAGCCAGGCCAGGAACAATGGATGGCGCAGGTCGCGCCACGAACGATGTGGCTGCAATGCCCGGTCAATCAACGTCATCCAGGCGATGGCCGCTGCTGGCAAGACCGTCTGCCCGGCCAGTTGGGTATAGCGTCCCCAATTGACATAATATGCCGGATAAAAACTGAGGAAGCCAACGACCAGTGCAGCCCATACACCGGTCAGTCGTGAATGGGTGAGACGGGCCGTCAATAGATACAGCAATGGCACGGCCAGACCATTCATCACCTGTCCCACCAGAATAACCCCCTGAGCGGCTGAGATACCGGTGAGCCAGTGCCACCATGCGGCCATGGCGTGAAAGGCATAGTGGTAAGTGAAGGTTATCGCCGGTGCGTATGGCTGCCACGAGTGAAACAGACCACCGTGGTCAATTAACAACTGGGTGATGACAGTGTGATGGTATGAGTCGCCGAATAATCCCACCGGAACCGTGCGGACGACAAAGAGGCGCACTGCCAGAGCAGCGATAGTGAGCGACACCACGATCCATCCGATCAGGTGTCTGTGCGAATACGTTGCTAATCGGTAGGGTTGCAGTGGCCAGAACGCTACAACAGCCAGCACAGCCAGCAGAATCCAGGCTGCTCCACCATGCCAGCGCCAGCCGATCAGTTCACTGAACAGCAGCAGGATTGGCATGACAACACAACTGAGGCTAGTAGCAAGGGCTAACCGTTCAAACCAGAGTAGTGGTATGGGGTACAGCCAGCGTAATGTGGCCAGTCCAGGAATTGTAAAGAGCAACAAACCACCCACTATGGTTAACGGTACCTGGAGCAATGACCAGGTCATCCACCAGAGCAATCCTGGCGCTGCCATGCTGATAACCGCCGCCAACCAGATGATTGGTAACCAGATTTCCAGGCGGGAAAAGGTGTATGTGCGAGTGGTAATCACAGGTAAACTCTATACCCATAGTGCAATGCTGCCAAAAGGCGTGCTTATTGTAGCACGCCTTATTGCATAGTTTGCAGCAGCTATATTGCCATCTATCGGTGAGGGGAGCGGTGACGCACACTCTAAGCTGACAGTGATCAATGCTTGCTGGACGGAAGCTGTATTTCCACGTGCCACGCAGCGCTGCTCACTGTAGCACCGAACGGGTAAGCAAGTTGCCTGTCAGCCCACGCTGTATCGCGGAATGCTTGAAAGGCTCTGCATTCAGGATATTAAACTACGTGTTAAATTGCTGCCAGAAGATTTGCTCGTACTCCCGGGCCGCTTTCTCAACCGCTTCTTTCGACATTAGATGCATGCGAACCAGAAGCTGACCCAGGCTATAGCGCTTTCCTTGCTGATCCAGGCGAATCTGTTCGGTGAGCACTGCTTCCAGTTGGGCAGCAGTGATATATCCCTTTTCAACCAGATATTCGCCTAACACCTGGGGTGCTGTGCGTGCCCGACTCCGCTCTTGCTGCTGAATGATCAAGGCTTTGGCGAGTTTGGCAGGTGTGATCATGCCACGCCGTAAAAGTAGTTGCCCGATCCGTCGATCCGATACCAGCAGACTACCACGACGTTGCTCGGCCAGCACTTCATTTAGTTCCGCTTCGGTAATGGCTCCTATCGAGATGAGAATGTCGCCGATTAACCGTGGCTTCGGTGGTTCGTGGAAATAGGGCGTCTTTACGTCGGAAAGTAATCGCATCGTGCGGATTTCGTTCAGCCGTTGCTGGGCAAACATGTCAGCAGGATCAACAGCCAGTCGTGCTTCCAGATACGCAATCTGTAGCTCCTCATCATCAGGCGCCAGAATTGATGCCCGTTCCAGACAATCTTTGCGCTGGCGTGCATCTTGTACCAGCTTGCTCAAGGCTACCCAGGCATCACGACACTGGTGACCTTCAAGCAAGTGTTTACGAATACTTGCCATATCCTGGCTGTGTAATGCGATGAACGGGCACGGAACCTGACACTGTTTCATTTGGTAGACCCTGTCGTATACCCTTTGCATAGGTGCTGCGACGCAAATCTTGATTTGCTTAACTGCTGTGTGTGACTTTATATTATACACGCTCAAGTCATGATTGCATAGGAGTACTTAAGTACTTATGGACACCGTTCACACTCTTCTTACCGGTTTAGGGAATATTGGTCGCACCTTCCTTGAGATGTTAATCGCCGATCCTGAGCGTTTACCGCGTCGCTATGGCTTCCGTCTCAAGATTGTCGGCGTTGCCGACTCTACGGGTGTCGCCCTTGATCCATCTGGGCTTGATCTGGCAGCGATTGTTGATCTCAAACGACGGCGGCTTGGAGTACGAGAGTTGCCGGCCTTTCGGTCCGATCTCAATCCGGTTACCCTGGCGCAGACAGCCGAATATGATCTCGTGTTAGAAGCAACGCCAACCAATCTTCGTGATGGTCAGCCAGGACTTGACATCGTTCGCTCAGCGCTTCAACGCGGCAAAGCTGCGGTTCTGGCCAGTAAAGGCCCGCTGGTGTTGGCATTTCAAGAGCTGGCGAGACTTAGCGATTGGGCTGATGATCTTTCACCCCATAGCCAGCGTCCACCGTTGCGCTTTTCTGGTGCGGTTGGCGGCGCTTTGCCGACGATTAATTTTGGCCGACGTGATCTGGCTGGTGCCCAGATCGAACGCGCAGAACTGGTGGTGAATGGCACAACCCAGGTCATTCTCGAACAGATGGCTGCCGGTGCCGATTTCGCCACTGCCCTGGCCGAGGCACAGCGGCAGGGCATCGTCGAACCCGATCCCTCACTTGATGTTGATGGCTGGGATGCCGCGAATAAACTGGTCATCTTCGCCAATGCGGTGCTCAATCAGCCGGCAACACTGGCCGATGTACAGGTGCGCGGTATCCGTGAAGTGAGCGCCGACGATCTGGCAGCGGCCTGGCGTGCCGGTGGACGCATCTCGCTGGTTGCCACTGCCGTGCGTCAAACGGATGGAACGTATACTCTCTCGGTCGCGCCAACGGTGTTGACAGCCGACCATCCATTGTCCCGACTGGCGCATGGCGAGATGGGTTTTGTCATCTACAGCGATAGTGCCGGTCGTTCAACGGTCAGCAGTCTCGAAGATGGCCCTCTCGGTACCTGTCAGGCTATGCTACGTGATGTGATTGATATTCGTCATCGTCTGAAGCGTCATTAAGGAATCAGACCGAGCCGTCGCCCGCGTGCTACCGCTTGCGTGCGCGAGGCGACGCCCAGTTTACTAAAGATGTTGTTAACATGCGATTTTACCGTACTGATGGCAATAATCAGGTGACCGGCAATCTCCTGGTTGCTGCGCCCTTCGGCCATCAACCGTAGTACCTCGATCTCACGCTGGCTGAGCGGTTCGGGCAGCGCATCAGATGAAGGCGTGCTCAGTACAGCAATCGGCGAAGGTTCATAATCGTCAAGGAGCGAGAGCAGGTATTCCCCAAACGGTGGCAGTCGTTGCCGGCTCAAAAGCTGGTTGAGGATGCGGCGTAGCGGTTCACCTGCCTGTTGAAAAGGGGTAACAATCCGTTCGCTGGTCGCCAGATCGAGTGCGCTCAGGATAGCCTCTGTGGCATCGTCACCGGCTGCTGCCAGGGCCAATCCGCGCAGCAATGCCGCATCGAGTGGTGAGAGACGTTGCCAGAGTTCTGTGCCTGATGGTGTACTTAATTCCATTGCCAGATCGTGAAGTGCCTGACAGTCGCCAGTGTCCTGGTAGTGAGCCAGCCGCCATTCATAGTGAGCACGAGTTATGTGTTCACGAGCATAAAATGCTGCTGTTGGCAGATATTGAAACTCACTTGGCGTGGCCACAATGTTGGTGATGAGTTGGCCGGCTGCTTCCAAATCACCCTGCTCGATCATAATTTGAGACTCTAAACCATCCAGTACAGCACGTACCCAGCCCACTCGCCGCTGGCGCGCCATAAAGCGGGCCTGCCGGATGATCCGTAGCGCACCGGGGAGATCATTGCGGGCACGGGCTACCCGTGCCATGACGATCAGCAGACAGAGATAACTGGTGGTATGTCCTGACTTGATCGCACTTTCCGCTTCGGCCAGGGCCGGTAAGGCACCGGCAAATTCGTGGCGGATCGTATGCAGGTCGGCCAGGGCCAGGAAGGGTAAGCCAATACCAGGAACGGTTCGATTACGCTGGTGATGCATCATTTGATCGATGGTATCCCGGCAGGCATTAATCGCGTTCGTGTATGCGCCACGCAGCATGAGCGTATAGGCGTAATCGATCGTTGCCATTGCTGAAATGTACGGCAGGCCAACGTGAAAGCCGTTGACCATGGCTTCGCTGAACGACTGCTCTGCCCGTACCAGATCGCGTTGGGCAATACAGGCGTAACCCAGGTCTTTGGCGATTCGCATCCGTAGTGATTGGTAATCGCTCTGCAACCAGTTCAGCGCCTGTTTTCCTTCTGCTATCACCTGATCGGTATCACCCTGTAAGGCCGCCAGACGTACCCGTACCGCACTCAATTCACCGCGTAAATTCGCAATTGGTCCAATAGGCGTTGCTGCACCACTGGCGACGCCGGCCAGGGCGCGTTCGGCAACCGCAATCCAATGGGCAGCCTCATCAACCTGATAATCTGCCGTCGCCAGCCAGGCTCGTAAGAGAGCCAGTCGTGGATGACGCTCAAAAGCCTCTACAGGAAGAGATGGTAACCATCGCCGGAGCGTTACCTCGCCGACCTGTGAAATGACCGCTAAACCAATTGGTTCCAGCATAGCAACAACATCGTCAAATGCCTGTGCCTGCAACGCATGGTTGACTGCTTGCGTCAGCATGCCATGCGCTGCGTACCACGCCCCGGCCCGACGATGCAGGATCGCCACCTGGTCTGGTGAGTGACTTGCCATCAGTCGATCCCGTAAAACCTCGGCGAACAGATGATGATACCGGTACCAGACCCGCTCGCTACCGAGCGGAAAGAGAAAGAGATTGTTACGCTCAAGTTCGGTCAGGATTTGTTGACTTGATTGAACCGGTGTTCGTACCTCTGTTTCATCATGGACACCGATAACTGCATCGCATAGCGCTCCACACAACTGATCGAGGATGGATGTCTGAAGGAGAAATTGTTGTAACTGGTGTGATAAATGGTTAAATACATCTTCAATTAAATAATCTGCAACGTAGCGATTACCACTGATTAATTCATCAATCAATTCACCACGGTTAACCCGATCACGGATCGCCAGTGCAATCAGTCGTAAGCCGGCCGGCCAGCCCTCAGTACTTTCCAGTAATGCCACGATCTGATCGCGACTCAAGGGTAGTTCCATCGTTTCAAGCAGAAAGGCTGCCGTCTCTTCAGGGTTAAAGGCCAAATCGAAACTACGCAACTCGGTGAGATGACCACGGGCGCGCCAGCGCGCCAGAGGCAGTGGTGGATCGCGGCGGCTGGCAATCAGTAAACGGCAACGGGGTGGCAGGTGATCGATGAGAAAGGTAATCGCGTTATGAATGAGCGGATCGTTGATCAGATGGTAGTCATCGAGCACAATGACCGTTGGCCCGGCTGTCTCGGCCAGATCGTTCAGTAGTTCAGCACACCATTGTGTCGTATCAATTTCAGAGTCTTCACTTAACAGTGCCTGCAACTGTGCACGTCGCTCATGTGGCAAATTACTCAACGCCTCCAGCAAGTAGGCCAGTAAACGGCGAATATCATTGTCGGTCTCATCAAGACTCAACCAGGCAATGTGTGACCATTCTTTGCGGGCCTCAACAATCCATTCAGCCAGCAACGATGTTTTACCGTAGCCGGCCGGTGCCGCAATCAATACCAATCGACTGTGCAGGGCAAGCCGTAACTGTTCGTACAAGCGGGGACGTGGAAGCAACGAAGGCCGCACTTCCGGCGGCTGCAATTTGGTGCGCACAAGTGGCATCATATGCCGTCTCCGTGCAATGATGGAAAGTTGGTAGCTGGTTTGGAACACCGTTGCACTATCTAGTCTACCACGGCTGATGCCCGAATGGTAGGTCGGTGTTATGCAAGATGGCTTGCGCTTATCTGCGTAATCTGCATACGCTCTACGCAACGGCTACATAACGCTATACCGGGAGTGTGTTGCTGAAAGCTTCCCGCTATACGCGAAGATACACACATCACGTTGTGGATGTCCATTCCAGGGGAGTGCCGTCTGCATATACGAGATGACTTCCGCCGGCAGCCCCCTTTTCCTGATGGTGTCCTACCACGCCCAATGACAAATAAGCCTGACCGACTCTAGGGGTTTTCCCCTAATGTGCGACTAGGGGTGATCCCCCACCGTTTTTCAGGGTGAGACGACTGGGCAATCCGGTGCCGTTATGTTTCAATAGCGGTATCTGGATAGTGAATTGCTACACACACAGGGAGGTGTACCGGCAGCAAACGATTTCTGCGTGTTGTGATCAGTGTTGTTCGCAATGAGTTGGGATGTTTGTATTCAAGGAGGACTTTCATGTCGAAGAAGACGTTCGGGTTGTTGCTGTCTCTGTTGACAGCCATTGCATTCCTTTTGTCTGCATGTGGCAGTGGTGGCAGCACCGGTGGCAACACTGGTGGGAGTACGGGTGGTAGCACCGGTGGGAGCACCGGCAATACGCAGCAGCTTGCGGTTGGGATTGTCCTTCCTACTAAAGATGAACCCCGCTGGATCCAGGATGAGACACGCTTCCGCGAAGCATTGCAGCAGGCCGGTTATCAGGTTGAGATTCTCTTCAGCCAGGGTTCGTCGGCTAAGGAGAAGGAGAACGTTGAGGCATTGATCGCCAAGGGCATTAAGGTCCTGATCATCTGCCCTCACGATGGTACGGCGGCAGCGGCGGCGGCTGAAGCTGCGCGGGCGGCTGGCGTGAAGGTGATCTCCTACGACCGCCTGATCCGCGAGACTGATGCGGTTGATTACTACGTCACCTTCGATAGCATTGCTGTGGGCGCACAACAGGCGCAGTATCTGGTTGATCACGCCAGCGGTACCGGTAATCCGCTCTACCTGTATGCCGGTGCAGCCTCAGACAACAATGCCTTCCTCTTCTTCGAGGGTGCCTGGAAAGTCTTGCAACCCAAGATTGCCGACGGCACATTCGTGATCAAGAATTCGAGCGAGGCGGTTGCCCTCCAGAACAAGCTCGACCTCACCCGCGACGAGATGGCGAAGATCATCGGTCAGGTGACCACCAACTGGGATTTCAACACCGCCAAGAATCTGGCCGAGGCAAACCTGACTGCGGCGACCGCTGCTGACAAGGGCAAAGTCTACATCCTGGCCCCGAACGACGGTACCGCCCGTGCAATCGCCGATGCCTTCGCTGCTGATAAGGATGTCACCGAGTACTTTGTCACCGGTCAGGATGCTGAGAAGGCTTCTGTGCAATACATCATCGATGGCCGCCAGTCGATGACCGTGTTCAAGGACGTGCGCACGCTGGTGCAAGACGCTATCAAGGCAGCGGTTGCACTCCTTCAGGATCAGCAGCCCGAAGCCCGTGGCACTTACAACAACGGCAAGAAGGACGTCCCCGCCATTCAATCGCCGGTAGTGACGGTCACGCGCGACAACGTGCGCGCAGCCCTGATTGACTCCGGCTACTACAGCGCCAGCGACTTCACCAATCTGCCCTAAAAGAATCTCTCTTCATAAAGACCGGGGTTGCCTGTTGCAATCCCGGTCTGTTAAATGATGCCAAAATTGCGGTAAACTTATGAAACACACTCCGGTAAAAAGAATACGCAAGGCGGTGTAGCATGCAAACCCCGATCCTGGAGATGCGTCAGATTACCAAAGAGTTCCCCGGTGTGCGCGCACTTGATAACGTCACTTTCAGCGTGAAACGGGGTGAAATCCATTGTCTGGTAGGCGAAAATGGGGCCGGCAAATCGATATTGATGAAGGTCTTGAGCGGTGTCTATCCGTATGGCTCGTACAGTGGCGAAATTCTGATTGATGGTCAGCCACAGCGCTTTTTCAGCATTGCTGACAGTGAGCGGGTTGGGATCGGTATCATTTACCAGGAACTGGCCCTGGTACCAGAAATGACCGTCTACGAAAATATCTTTCTCGGCCACGAAGTTAGTCGTAATGGGATTATCGACTGGAACGAGACGATCCGCCGGGCCGATGAGATGTTGCGCAAGGTGCGGCTCACCGTGAATCCGGCTGCCAAAATCCGGGATTTGGGTGTCGGTAAGCAGCAACTGGTCGAAATTGCGAAGGCGCTAAGCCGTGAAGTAAGAATTTTGATCCTTGATGAGCCGACGGCTGCGCTGAATGAAGATGATAGTGAGAACCTGTTAAACCTGTTACGCGAATTGCGCGATCAGGGTGTGACCTGCATTCTGATTTCACACAAGCTGAAAGAGGTGTTATCAGTTGCCGATACGGTGACCGTTCTCCGTGATGGGAAGACGGTCTGTACCCTCGATGCTCACAAGGGCGAAGTGAACGAACAGGCGCTGATCCGCAATATGGTTGGGCGTGAAATTACGAATATCTACCCGCCACGCAATCATCAGCCCGGTGACGAGGTGGTACTTGAGCTACGCAACTGGACAGTCTATTCCGCAGAAGCGGGCCGCTATCTGTTGCGCGATGTTAATTTGCAGGTACGGCGCGGCGAAATTGTCGGCCTGGCCGGTTTGATGGGTGCCGGTCGCACCGAGCTGGCGCTCAGTCTGTTCGGCAATGCACCGGGTTATCGCGTGAGTGGCGAATTGTGGCTCAAAGGTCGTAAACGTGAGTTCAGACATCCGCGTGAGGCGATTGCCGCCGGTATGGCTTACGTCTCGGAAGACCGCAAAGCAAAAGGCTTGATCCTCATCCAGGACGTGCGCCAGAACATCACGCTGGCGAACCTGCGTGCGCTGGCGAACAAGGGCGTTATTGATCGAAACGCTGAGATTCAGGTTGCTGAAGAATACCGTAAATCGTTGAATATCAAAACTCCTACCATCGAGCAACAGGTTGTCAATCTGAGTGGTGGTAATCAGCAAAAGGTGTGTCTCGGTAAATGGCTCTTCGTTCGTCCTGATGTCTTGATTCTCGATGAACCGACTCGTGGTATCGATGTGGGGGCCAAGTATGAAATCTATCAACTTATGAATCGGTTGGTCGAAGATGGCATGAGCATCATCATGATTTCATCGGAATTGCCCGAAGTCCTCGGTATGAGTGACCGGGTCTATGTCGTTTCCGGTGGTCGGATTAAGGGCGATCTACCAATTGCCGTGGCAACCCAGGAAAAGATTATGGCCCTGGCAGTCGATTATTAACGGTATATCCTCAACGAGGAGTGATGATAGGTGTTACATCGAGGTAAGGAGTTGGCATGGCTACCAGAACCCAAGTGAAACAGGCAACGTTTCTGGCTAATTTACAATACGTGCTGGGGCAGAATATCCGTCAATATGGTATGTTCATCGCCCTGTTCGTCATCATGATCATCTTTTCGATCACGACGAACGGTATCTTTATTTCGTCGCGTAATCTGAGCAACCTGATCAACCAGACCGGTTATATTGCGGTGCTGGCGGTCGGGATGACGCTGGTGATCGTCATTCGCCATATCGATCTGTCGGTCGGTTTTCTGGCCGGTTTTCTCGGTGCCGTCGCCGCAATTGCCCTGCGTTTTTGGGAATTACCCACCATCGTGGTCGTGCCCATGGTACTGGTGATGGGTGCTCTCGCCGGTTTGTTGACCGCTCTTCCGGTAGCTGAATTGAAGATTCCGTCCTTCGTTGCTTCGCTGGCCGGCTGGCTGATCTACCGTGGCGCCTTGCAATTGGTGACTGCCGGTACCGGTACGATTATCATCGAAGACGAGACATTTAATGCGATTGGTAACGGTTTTATTCCTGATGTACCTTTCAGCCTGATACCCGGTTATCACACGCTGACCTTATTGCTGGGTGTAGTGGCAATTGTGGCTTACGTTTTGAGTGAGATCCGCACCCGGAACAAAAAGCTGGCGTATAACTTCGAGGTGTTGCCCCTCGATATGTTTGTGCTCAAGCTG
This genomic window from Chloroflexus aurantiacus J-10-fl contains:
- a CDS encoding glycosyltransferase encodes the protein MNIFAHTRQQQGKLPAKRRIVFLLPMGIERPSGRRYLNIARGLVQQGFQVRILALHPDLASCAQRRFVIDGVEVWYVGQMHARKVGSTPVRFTPLELLFVLLSSTLGMMWGVLCSPAEWYHLGKPQPINGLAALLAVRLWRRQPFLVDCDDDEVTANRFTARWQRAVFAFWQWLLPRLAAGITVNTRYLADRMARLQRPCVIVPNGVARDFLPPPQPIRTALRQALRLPAGPVIAYAGTLALHNHPVDLLLQAFAQIIIHYPTARLLLIGGGEDLPVIQRYVSQQSWRNQVLLTGHVSHQTVRALLALADLSVDPVYDDAVARARWPLKIAESLALGVPVVTGDVGDRAEILGYGTAGIVVPPGDATALATGITELLADPARLTAMAAAAQVQAKRYDWELLSKRWATIYDWVSRTS
- a CDS encoding glycosyltransferase — protein: MEDSLVRIAVVGPTYPFRGGIAHYSTMLVHHLRAAGHTTFFYSFTRQYPTWLFPGRSDRDPSTAPLRVECEYLLDPINPFTWWRLVRRVRADQPDLLLLQWWVPYWTPSLTVISSLLKRPPATKIAMICHNVLPHDGGGVIDRRLAMTVLRRADALIVHSEPDRYRARALLPHARIVKAFLPTYEPILTNAASAVNAALRHQWQVPDQRRILLFFGFVRPYKGLEYLIQALAQVRQQLDVHLLVVGEIWGSPAYYQRYAAEFGVTEAITFVDRYVSNEELPAIFSTADVVVLPYVSATQSAVVQLAFGFGKPVITTNVGGLPEVVQDGVTGLIVPPQDAHALAQAIVRYFQDDLAPCLTANVQASATERAESWPRLVSIITDLAHELNRR
- a CDS encoding homoserine dehydrogenase; translation: MDTVHTLLTGLGNIGRTFLEMLIADPERLPRRYGFRLKIVGVADSTGVALDPSGLDLAAIVDLKRRRLGVRELPAFRSDLNPVTLAQTAEYDLVLEATPTNLRDGQPGLDIVRSALQRGKAAVLASKGPLVLAFQELARLSDWADDLSPHSQRPPLRFSGAVGGALPTINFGRRDLAGAQIERAELVVNGTTQVILEQMAAGADFATALAEAQRQGIVEPDPSLDVDGWDAANKLVIFANAVLNQPATLADVQVRGIREVSADDLAAAWRAGGRISLVATAVRQTDGTYTLSVAPTVLTADHPLSRLAHGEMGFVIYSDSAGRSTVSSLEDGPLGTCQAMLRDVIDIRHRLKRH
- a CDS encoding LuxR C-terminal-related transcriptional regulator — protein: MMPLVRTKLQPPEVRPSLLPRPRLYEQLRLALHSRLVLIAAPAGYGKTSLLAEWIVEARKEWSHIAWLSLDETDNDIRRLLAYLLEALSNLPHERRAQLQALLSEDSEIDTTQWCAELLNDLAETAGPTVIVLDDYHLINDPLIHNAITFLIDHLPPRCRLLIASRRDPPLPLARWRARGHLTELRSFDLAFNPEETAAFLLETMELPLSRDQIVALLESTEGWPAGLRLIALAIRDRVNRGELIDELISGNRYVADYLIEDVFNHLSHQLQQFLLQTSILDQLCGALCDAVIGVHDETEVRTPVQSSQQILTELERNNLFLFPLGSERVWYRYHHLFAEVLRDRLMASHSPDQVAILHRRAGAWYAAHGMLTQAVNHALQAQAFDDVVAMLEPIGLAVISQVGEVTLRRWLPSLPVEAFERHPRLALLRAWLATADYQVDEAAHWIAVAERALAGVASGAATPIGPIANLRGELSAVRVRLAALQGDTDQVIAEGKQALNWLQSDYQSLRMRIAKDLGYACIAQRDLVRAEQSFSEAMVNGFHVGLPYISAMATIDYAYTLMLRGAYTNAINACRDTIDQMMHHQRNRTVPGIGLPFLALADLHTIRHEFAGALPALAEAESAIKSGHTTSYLCLLIVMARVARARNDLPGALRIIRQARFMARQRRVGWVRAVLDGLESQIMIEQGDLEAAGQLITNIVATPSEFQYLPTAAFYAREHITRAHYEWRLAHYQDTGDCQALHDLAMELSTPSGTELWQRLSPLDAALLRGLALAAAGDDATEAILSALDLATSERIVTPFQQAGEPLRRILNQLLSRQRLPPFGEYLLSLLDDYEPSPIAVLSTPSSDALPEPLSQREIEVLRLMAEGRSNQEIAGHLIIAISTVKSHVNNIFSKLGVASRTQAVARGRRLGLIP